One segment of Rosa chinensis cultivar Old Blush chromosome 6, RchiOBHm-V2, whole genome shotgun sequence DNA contains the following:
- the LOC112170107 gene encoding pentatricopeptide repeat-containing protein At1g76280 isoform X3 gives MHRPLARIPLRSIAESFSHLHHGRRIVAERLDYSRTLTISTGRDVLWNGAESTTMNLQIQIVKALKLGKRGEASNLLLSLGQGNDVKGADDFLHILKYCAMSPDPLFVMEAWTIMDEKEISLNSLCSALMVEALCNGGYLEEALKLINFLKQSHGIYPVLHVYNTFLKACTKMQSMVYANQCLELMERQKVGKNEVTYALLLKLAVWQQNLSVARELWKDYIKHYSLSIIPLQKFLLSFSKLGDLKSACKTLQYMVALVISGKASVNKSIKGKLYSSRLDIPIPLNCELGLKKLNLEENEQSVPSRYCENLDGHVVSADQCTSFGLGIGETKSVPADGFNIDISTPVMELLRCSFTNLIYACAELRNGGLAEQLVLQMQKLGFQINSHVYDGLIRAIVPERGFSSGMEIDQPENAVRLLAKMKHLQVTPNIWTYEQLFSLFGNVNAPYEEGNMLSQVDAAKRIKAIEMDMANYGIQHSFVSMNNLLKALGAEGMTRELIHYLHVAENLFCRNHIYLGTPIYNTVLHSLVESEESQMAIKMFKNMKSCGVPADAATYTIMIKCCKILRCYRSACALVSMMLRDGFYPLTITYTALIKTLLEDDIIDEALNLLDQASSEGNKLDTLVFNTILRKACEKELIDVVEFLVEWMHQEKIRPDSGTCSSVFTAYTNCGFYSTAMEALQVLSMRIICDEDGSCSEKTKFEDDYIFAEDEGAESRIILHFKDSKEDLAVALLNLRWCAVLGFPISWLPDQSPWAKRLSTNYTARIGAT, from the exons ATGCACAGACCTCT AGCCAGGATTCCATTGCGCTCCATTGCAGAATCTTTTTCACACCTCCACCAT GGACGAAGAATTGTTGCTGAGAGACTGGACTATTCTCGAACTCTTACTATTTCAACTG GTCGAGATGTTTTATGGAATGGAGCAGAATCAACTACGATGAATTTGCAGATACAAATTGTTAAGGCTCTGAAATTGGGTAAAAGAGGCGAAGCCTCCAATCTTCTTTTGAGTCTAGGCCAGGGAAATGACGTTAAAGGAGCTGATGATTTCTTGCATATTCTAAAGTACTGTGCCATGTCACCTGATCCTTTG TTTGTCATGGAAGCTTGGACAATAATGGATGAGAAAGAGATTAGTCTGAATAGCCTTTGCTCCGCGCTTATGGTGGAAGCTCTATGTAATGGAGGATACTTGGAGGAG GCattaaaattgataaattttctTAAACAAAGTCATGGTATCTATCCGGTTCTACATGTCTACAACACTTTTTTGAAAGCTTGTACCAAAATGCAAAGTATGGTTTATGCCAATCAGTGTTTGGAATTGATGGAGCGACAAAAGGTGGGGAAGAATGAAGTTACATATGCACTGCTTCTCAAG CTTGCAGTTTGGCAACAAAACCTGTCTGTAGCCCGTGAACTTTGGAAGGACTATATCAAACACTACAGTCTGAGCATTATCCCTCTGCAAAAGTTTCTTTTGTCCTTTAGTAAGTTGGGAGATTTAAAATCTGCATGCAAGACATTGCAATATATGGTGGCTTTAGTCATCAGCGGAAAGGCTTCTGTTAATAAATCTATTAAGGGAAAGTTGTATTCTTCAAGATTGGACATTCCTATACCTTTGAACTGCGAATTAGGCTTGAAGAAACTTAATTTGGAGGAGAATGAACAGTCTGTCCCTTCCAGATACTGCGAGAATTTGGATGGCCATGTTGTTAGTGCGGATCAATGCACTAGTTTTGGCTTGGGTATTGGAGAAACTAAGAGTGTTCCAGCGGATGGTTTTAATATTGATATAAGTACTCCTGTTATGGAGCTTTTGAGATGTTCGTTCACGAACTTGATATATGCTTGTGCAGAATTAAGAAATGGTGGCCTGGCTGAGCAGTTAGTCCTACAG ATGCAAAAATTGGGGTTTCAAATAAATAGCCATGTGTATGATGGCTTAATCAGAGCAATTGTTCCAGAAAGAGGTTTCAGCAGTGGGATGGAAATT GATCAACCTGAAAATGCCGTGCGGTTGCTAGCTAAAATGAAACATCTACAAGTCACGCCAAATATATGGACATATGAGCAGctgttttccttgtttggtaACGTGAATGCCCCATATGAAGAGGGCAACATGTTGTCACAGGTAGATGCTGCTAAACGGATTAAAGCTATAGAAATGGATATGGCGAACTATGGCATTCAGCACAGTTTTGTGTCAATGAATAACTTG CTGAAAGCCCTTGGAGCAGAAGGGATGACGAGAGAGCTGATCCATTATTTACATGTGGCGGAGAATCTTTTTTGTCGTAATCACATTTATCTGGGAACACCTATCTATAATACGGTGTTGCATTCACTTGTTGAGAGTGAGGAA AGCCAAATGGCAATTAAGATGTTTAAAAACATGAAGTCATGTGGTGTCCCGGCAGATGCTGCAACTTATACTATAATGATTAAGTGTTGTAAAATTCTCAGATGTTATAGATCTGCTTGTGCATTGGTTTCTATGATGTTGCGAGATGGCTTTTACCCTCTAACAATAACTTACACTGCTCTCATAAAG ACTTTGTTGGAAGATGATATCATTGATGAAGCACTGAATCTTTTGGATCAAGCCAGCTCAGAAGGGAATAAACTTGATACTTTAGTTTTCAATACCATTCTTCGAAAAGCCTGTGAAAAG GAACTGATTGATGTAGTTGAGTTTCTTGTTGAGTGGATGCACCAAGAAAAAATCCGGCCTGATTCGGGGACGTGCTCTTCTGTTTTCACTGCATATACGAACTGTGGTTTTTATAGCACAGCCATGGAAGCATTGCAGGTTTTGAGTATGCGTATAATATGTGACGAAGATGGAAGCTGTTCAGAAAAGACAAAATTTGAGGACGACTATATCTTTGCTGAAGACGAGGGAGCTGAATCCCGTATAATCCTGCATTTTAAAGATTCTAAAGAGGACTTGGCTGTTGCCCTACTGAATTTAAGATGGTGCGCGGTGCTTGGCTTCCCAATTTCTTGGTTGCCTGATCAAAGCCCGTGGGCAAAAAGACTCTCAACTAACTATACTGCCAGGATAGGAGCTACCTAA
- the LOC112170107 gene encoding pentatricopeptide repeat-containing protein At1g76280 isoform X1, producing the protein MHRPLARIPLRSIAESFSHLHHGRRIVAERLDYSRTLTISTGRDVLWNGAESTTMNLQIQIVKALKLGKRGEASNLLLSLGQGNDVKGADDFLHILKYCAMSPDPLFVMEAWTIMDEKEISLNSLCSALMVEALCNGGYLEEALKLINFLKQSHGIYPVLHVYNTFLKACTKMQSMVYANQCLELMERQKVGKNEVTYALLLKLAVWQQNLSVARELWKDYIKHYSLSIIPLQKFLLSFSKLGDLKSACKTLQYMVALVISGKASVNKSIKGKLYSSRLDIPIPLNCELGLKKLNLEENEQSVPSRYCENLDGHVVSADQCTSFGLGIGETKSVPADGFNIDISTPVMELLRCSFTNLIYACAELRNGGLAEQLVLQMQKLGFQINSHVYDGLIRAIVPERGFSSGMEILKSMQQRNLKPYDRTLATLSIGCSKALELGLAETLLDQISVYSHPHAFNAFLAACDIRDQPENAVRLLAKMKHLQVTPNIWTYEQLFSLFGNVNAPYEEGNMLSQVDAAKRIKAIEMDMANYGIQHSFVSMNNLLKALGAEGMTRELIHYLHVAENLFCRNHIYLGTPIYNTVLHSLVESEESQMAIKMFKNMKSCGVPADAATYTIMIKCCKILRCYRSACALVSMMLRDGFYPLTITYTALIKTLLEDDIIDEALNLLDQASSEGNKLDTLVFNTILRKACEKELIDVVEFLVEWMHQEKIRPDSGTCSSVFTAYTNCGFYSTAMEALQVLSMRIICDEDGSCSEKTKFEDDYIFAEDEGAESRIILHFKDSKEDLAVALLNLRWCAVLGFPISWLPDQSPWAKRLSTNYTARIGAT; encoded by the exons ATGCACAGACCTCT AGCCAGGATTCCATTGCGCTCCATTGCAGAATCTTTTTCACACCTCCACCAT GGACGAAGAATTGTTGCTGAGAGACTGGACTATTCTCGAACTCTTACTATTTCAACTG GTCGAGATGTTTTATGGAATGGAGCAGAATCAACTACGATGAATTTGCAGATACAAATTGTTAAGGCTCTGAAATTGGGTAAAAGAGGCGAAGCCTCCAATCTTCTTTTGAGTCTAGGCCAGGGAAATGACGTTAAAGGAGCTGATGATTTCTTGCATATTCTAAAGTACTGTGCCATGTCACCTGATCCTTTG TTTGTCATGGAAGCTTGGACAATAATGGATGAGAAAGAGATTAGTCTGAATAGCCTTTGCTCCGCGCTTATGGTGGAAGCTCTATGTAATGGAGGATACTTGGAGGAG GCattaaaattgataaattttctTAAACAAAGTCATGGTATCTATCCGGTTCTACATGTCTACAACACTTTTTTGAAAGCTTGTACCAAAATGCAAAGTATGGTTTATGCCAATCAGTGTTTGGAATTGATGGAGCGACAAAAGGTGGGGAAGAATGAAGTTACATATGCACTGCTTCTCAAG CTTGCAGTTTGGCAACAAAACCTGTCTGTAGCCCGTGAACTTTGGAAGGACTATATCAAACACTACAGTCTGAGCATTATCCCTCTGCAAAAGTTTCTTTTGTCCTTTAGTAAGTTGGGAGATTTAAAATCTGCATGCAAGACATTGCAATATATGGTGGCTTTAGTCATCAGCGGAAAGGCTTCTGTTAATAAATCTATTAAGGGAAAGTTGTATTCTTCAAGATTGGACATTCCTATACCTTTGAACTGCGAATTAGGCTTGAAGAAACTTAATTTGGAGGAGAATGAACAGTCTGTCCCTTCCAGATACTGCGAGAATTTGGATGGCCATGTTGTTAGTGCGGATCAATGCACTAGTTTTGGCTTGGGTATTGGAGAAACTAAGAGTGTTCCAGCGGATGGTTTTAATATTGATATAAGTACTCCTGTTATGGAGCTTTTGAGATGTTCGTTCACGAACTTGATATATGCTTGTGCAGAATTAAGAAATGGTGGCCTGGCTGAGCAGTTAGTCCTACAG ATGCAAAAATTGGGGTTTCAAATAAATAGCCATGTGTATGATGGCTTAATCAGAGCAATTGTTCCAGAAAGAGGTTTCAGCAGTGGGATGGAAATT TTGAAAAGTATGCAGCAGAGAAATTTGAAGCCATATGATCGCACTCTTGCAACCCTTTCAATAGGTTGTAGCAAGGCATTAGAATTGGGTTTAGCTGAGACTCTGCTGGATCAAATATCTGTGTATTCACATCCACATGCTTTTAATGCTTTTCTTGCAGCATGTGACATTAGG GATCAACCTGAAAATGCCGTGCGGTTGCTAGCTAAAATGAAACATCTACAAGTCACGCCAAATATATGGACATATGAGCAGctgttttccttgtttggtaACGTGAATGCCCCATATGAAGAGGGCAACATGTTGTCACAGGTAGATGCTGCTAAACGGATTAAAGCTATAGAAATGGATATGGCGAACTATGGCATTCAGCACAGTTTTGTGTCAATGAATAACTTG CTGAAAGCCCTTGGAGCAGAAGGGATGACGAGAGAGCTGATCCATTATTTACATGTGGCGGAGAATCTTTTTTGTCGTAATCACATTTATCTGGGAACACCTATCTATAATACGGTGTTGCATTCACTTGTTGAGAGTGAGGAA AGCCAAATGGCAATTAAGATGTTTAAAAACATGAAGTCATGTGGTGTCCCGGCAGATGCTGCAACTTATACTATAATGATTAAGTGTTGTAAAATTCTCAGATGTTATAGATCTGCTTGTGCATTGGTTTCTATGATGTTGCGAGATGGCTTTTACCCTCTAACAATAACTTACACTGCTCTCATAAAG ACTTTGTTGGAAGATGATATCATTGATGAAGCACTGAATCTTTTGGATCAAGCCAGCTCAGAAGGGAATAAACTTGATACTTTAGTTTTCAATACCATTCTTCGAAAAGCCTGTGAAAAG GAACTGATTGATGTAGTTGAGTTTCTTGTTGAGTGGATGCACCAAGAAAAAATCCGGCCTGATTCGGGGACGTGCTCTTCTGTTTTCACTGCATATACGAACTGTGGTTTTTATAGCACAGCCATGGAAGCATTGCAGGTTTTGAGTATGCGTATAATATGTGACGAAGATGGAAGCTGTTCAGAAAAGACAAAATTTGAGGACGACTATATCTTTGCTGAAGACGAGGGAGCTGAATCCCGTATAATCCTGCATTTTAAAGATTCTAAAGAGGACTTGGCTGTTGCCCTACTGAATTTAAGATGGTGCGCGGTGCTTGGCTTCCCAATTTCTTGGTTGCCTGATCAAAGCCCGTGGGCAAAAAGACTCTCAACTAACTATACTGCCAGGATAGGAGCTACCTAA
- the LOC112170107 gene encoding pentatricopeptide repeat-containing protein At1g76280 isoform X2, which produces MNLQIQIVKALKLGKRGEASNLLLSLGQGNDVKGADDFLHILKYCAMSPDPLFVMEAWTIMDEKEISLNSLCSALMVEALCNGGYLEEALKLINFLKQSHGIYPVLHVYNTFLKACTKMQSMVYANQCLELMERQKVGKNEVTYALLLKLAVWQQNLSVARELWKDYIKHYSLSIIPLQKFLLSFSKLGDLKSACKTLQYMVALVISGKASVNKSIKGKLYSSRLDIPIPLNCELGLKKLNLEENEQSVPSRYCENLDGHVVSADQCTSFGLGIGETKSVPADGFNIDISTPVMELLRCSFTNLIYACAELRNGGLAEQLVLQMQKLGFQINSHVYDGLIRAIVPERGFSSGMEILKSMQQRNLKPYDRTLATLSIGCSKALELGLAETLLDQISVYSHPHAFNAFLAACDIRDQPENAVRLLAKMKHLQVTPNIWTYEQLFSLFGNVNAPYEEGNMLSQVDAAKRIKAIEMDMANYGIQHSFVSMNNLLKALGAEGMTRELIHYLHVAENLFCRNHIYLGTPIYNTVLHSLVESEESQMAIKMFKNMKSCGVPADAATYTIMIKCCKILRCYRSACALVSMMLRDGFYPLTITYTALIKTLLEDDIIDEALNLLDQASSEGNKLDTLVFNTILRKACEKELIDVVEFLVEWMHQEKIRPDSGTCSSVFTAYTNCGFYSTAMEALQVLSMRIICDEDGSCSEKTKFEDDYIFAEDEGAESRIILHFKDSKEDLAVALLNLRWCAVLGFPISWLPDQSPWAKRLSTNYTARIGAT; this is translated from the exons ATGAATTTGCAGATACAAATTGTTAAGGCTCTGAAATTGGGTAAAAGAGGCGAAGCCTCCAATCTTCTTTTGAGTCTAGGCCAGGGAAATGACGTTAAAGGAGCTGATGATTTCTTGCATATTCTAAAGTACTGTGCCATGTCACCTGATCCTTTG TTTGTCATGGAAGCTTGGACAATAATGGATGAGAAAGAGATTAGTCTGAATAGCCTTTGCTCCGCGCTTATGGTGGAAGCTCTATGTAATGGAGGATACTTGGAGGAG GCattaaaattgataaattttctTAAACAAAGTCATGGTATCTATCCGGTTCTACATGTCTACAACACTTTTTTGAAAGCTTGTACCAAAATGCAAAGTATGGTTTATGCCAATCAGTGTTTGGAATTGATGGAGCGACAAAAGGTGGGGAAGAATGAAGTTACATATGCACTGCTTCTCAAG CTTGCAGTTTGGCAACAAAACCTGTCTGTAGCCCGTGAACTTTGGAAGGACTATATCAAACACTACAGTCTGAGCATTATCCCTCTGCAAAAGTTTCTTTTGTCCTTTAGTAAGTTGGGAGATTTAAAATCTGCATGCAAGACATTGCAATATATGGTGGCTTTAGTCATCAGCGGAAAGGCTTCTGTTAATAAATCTATTAAGGGAAAGTTGTATTCTTCAAGATTGGACATTCCTATACCTTTGAACTGCGAATTAGGCTTGAAGAAACTTAATTTGGAGGAGAATGAACAGTCTGTCCCTTCCAGATACTGCGAGAATTTGGATGGCCATGTTGTTAGTGCGGATCAATGCACTAGTTTTGGCTTGGGTATTGGAGAAACTAAGAGTGTTCCAGCGGATGGTTTTAATATTGATATAAGTACTCCTGTTATGGAGCTTTTGAGATGTTCGTTCACGAACTTGATATATGCTTGTGCAGAATTAAGAAATGGTGGCCTGGCTGAGCAGTTAGTCCTACAG ATGCAAAAATTGGGGTTTCAAATAAATAGCCATGTGTATGATGGCTTAATCAGAGCAATTGTTCCAGAAAGAGGTTTCAGCAGTGGGATGGAAATT TTGAAAAGTATGCAGCAGAGAAATTTGAAGCCATATGATCGCACTCTTGCAACCCTTTCAATAGGTTGTAGCAAGGCATTAGAATTGGGTTTAGCTGAGACTCTGCTGGATCAAATATCTGTGTATTCACATCCACATGCTTTTAATGCTTTTCTTGCAGCATGTGACATTAGG GATCAACCTGAAAATGCCGTGCGGTTGCTAGCTAAAATGAAACATCTACAAGTCACGCCAAATATATGGACATATGAGCAGctgttttccttgtttggtaACGTGAATGCCCCATATGAAGAGGGCAACATGTTGTCACAGGTAGATGCTGCTAAACGGATTAAAGCTATAGAAATGGATATGGCGAACTATGGCATTCAGCACAGTTTTGTGTCAATGAATAACTTG CTGAAAGCCCTTGGAGCAGAAGGGATGACGAGAGAGCTGATCCATTATTTACATGTGGCGGAGAATCTTTTTTGTCGTAATCACATTTATCTGGGAACACCTATCTATAATACGGTGTTGCATTCACTTGTTGAGAGTGAGGAA AGCCAAATGGCAATTAAGATGTTTAAAAACATGAAGTCATGTGGTGTCCCGGCAGATGCTGCAACTTATACTATAATGATTAAGTGTTGTAAAATTCTCAGATGTTATAGATCTGCTTGTGCATTGGTTTCTATGATGTTGCGAGATGGCTTTTACCCTCTAACAATAACTTACACTGCTCTCATAAAG ACTTTGTTGGAAGATGATATCATTGATGAAGCACTGAATCTTTTGGATCAAGCCAGCTCAGAAGGGAATAAACTTGATACTTTAGTTTTCAATACCATTCTTCGAAAAGCCTGTGAAAAG GAACTGATTGATGTAGTTGAGTTTCTTGTTGAGTGGATGCACCAAGAAAAAATCCGGCCTGATTCGGGGACGTGCTCTTCTGTTTTCACTGCATATACGAACTGTGGTTTTTATAGCACAGCCATGGAAGCATTGCAGGTTTTGAGTATGCGTATAATATGTGACGAAGATGGAAGCTGTTCAGAAAAGACAAAATTTGAGGACGACTATATCTTTGCTGAAGACGAGGGAGCTGAATCCCGTATAATCCTGCATTTTAAAGATTCTAAAGAGGACTTGGCTGTTGCCCTACTGAATTTAAGATGGTGCGCGGTGCTTGGCTTCCCAATTTCTTGGTTGCCTGATCAAAGCCCGTGGGCAAAAAGACTCTCAACTAACTATACTGCCAGGATAGGAGCTACCTAA